Part of the Meiothermus sp. CFH 77666 genome is shown below.
TTTCTGGGGGTATAGCTTCTTTCTCAAGGATAGCAAGCTACTGTTTCCCATATTCCGTCGTCCCACGCTGAGTGGTGCCTTACTGCTGATTTTTGTGTGGTTTCTGGACGGGTTGTCGTCCTTTATGGCTAAGAGACTTGTAGAGAACACCGTATCAGAAGGCGCACTTGCTACAGTAATCGCTAAACCCCTTGCTTGGCACGTATTACTCCACTCATCTGTTGAAGAACTTGCCAGAGGCGGTTTTTACCAGCTATTTGCATCGCTAACCCTTGTGGGTGTTTGGCTCAATTCCTTTCTTTTCGGTGTTGCACACCTGTCTGGAAGAACCGTTGAAATTGCCAATCATCCACTTATTCTGTTGTTTTTACCCCTGAGCAGCTTTGCTACTGGTTTATCTCTCTTGGCAGTTATTATGCGAATGGGGTTGGTGTGGGCAATACTGCTGCATTTTGCCGTCAACACAGTTCGGTTTGTGGTGATCACTGAAAATATCGTAGTGAACTATTTACTGTTCTTTGCAAGCGTACTTTGTTTGCTGTGGATTGGTAGCCTAAACCTTAGAAAAGCAATCTTTGATCAGAGGGTACAAGAAAAAGATTTAGACCCTTGATTACAAAGTCGTATAAATACCCGTACAAAGTGTCCATTGCAGCACGAACTATGCAGTACGCTCTTGCAAAAGCCGTAGCAGAAACCTTTTCGTTCCTCCCCTACCGTGTGGGAGAGGTTAGGTGGGGTTGCTGAGCAGCGACTTTGCGTAACCTGGTGGTTGGGGGCCTCACCCAATACCCTCCCCCACCCTCCCTACGTGGTAGGGAGGGGGCTCTATGTCAATCCCTCCCGGAAACCCGGAGGTGTACGGACATCTCTACGACGCTGTACTTACTCGCGCACCTCACCAGTATTCATGGCTTGCAAGGCTATACTCACATTGCACAACCCATCGTACGATCACAGGAAATCGCCCAGAATGCGCTCAACCTGGTCGGTCTCGATTAAGAATGCGTCGTGGCCGTGGGGGCTATGAATTTCGCGGTAGATGCCGCCACTCAGGGCGGCCATCTCCCGAACCTCCTGGGCGGTGTATAGGACGTCGGAATTAATGCCCACAAACAAGCTGGGAATCTTCCTGAGCTGGGCCAGAGCTGCCGCAATGCCCCCCCGCCCCCGGCCCACGTCGTGGGTGTCCATCACCTCGGAGAGCACCAGGTAAGCATTTGCATCAAACCGCTTGGCGAACTTCTCCCCCTGGTACAGCACGTAGCTTTCGCCGCGCTCAGGGTGATGCTGCCAGCGCAGCCGGAAGGATTCGGGCGAGCGGAAGGAAAGCATGGCAATGGCCCGGCCAAGCTGCAAGCCCAGGGGCTGCTCGGCGTAGTACCCCCCCTGGTAGCCGGGGTCGGATAGCACCGCCTCCCTCGAGAGCCGGTTGAAGGCGCGGGCCCAGGGGCTGTGTACCGCTGGAGCTGCCAGCACCACCAGCTTATGCACACGCTGCGGATAGAGCAGGGCAAACTCGAGGGCCACCATGCCCCCTAAGCTGCCCCCCAAAAGGGTCACTTTCTCGATGCCCAAAAAATCCAGCAGCCGGGCCTGCGCGCGGGCCAGGTCGCGCACGGTCAGTTTGGGGAAGTCGGGGCCATAGGGCTGCCCGGTCTCCGGGTTGAGGGAAAGGGGGCCGGTAGAGCCGTAACAACTGCCGATGTGGTTGGCGCAGATGACGAAATACTTTTCGGTATCGAGCATCCGGCCCGGCCCGGCCAGCTCGTCCCACCAGCCATCGGGCCCAAAAGCCTGGTCAAGCCTGGGCAGGCTGCTGAGGGTTTCCTGGGTGTAGGTGCCGGCCAGGTGTGCTGAGCCGGTCCAGGCGTGGAACACCAGCACGGCATTGCTGCGGTCGAAGTTGAGCTGGCCGTAGGTTTCATATCGCAAGCGCAGCTCGGGCAGGATACCCCCATACTCGAGGCGGAACCCACCCGCAACCAGGGCCTGGGCCGGCACCGGAGGGGGCACCCGCCCCCGGCTTTTGGGGGGCTTGATCAACAGGGCCTCGTGGTCGCCCCAGGCTTCTTGAATCAGGAGGTCGGTCATGTATGGCTCCAGCGAGCTTGACTTTGGTTCAGACACCCACCCTGGCAGTCAGGGCTTGCTTGAGGTCGGCCTTGAGGTCGTCCAGGGCTTCCAAGCCCACACTGAGCCGCACCAGCTCGGGGTTCACGCCTGCACGGGCCTGCTCTTCGGGGGAGAGTTGGGAGTGCGTGGTGGAGGCCGGGTGGATGGCCAGGGTGCGGGTATCGCCTACGTTGGCCAGGTGCGATACCAGCTCGAGTCGGTTGATGAAGTTTTTAGCGGCCTCGTAACCCGCCTTAAGCCCAAAGGTAAGCACCGAGCCCGGCCTGCCCTTGAAGTACTTCTGGGCTTTGGCGTAGCTGGGGTGATCGTCGAGGCCAGGGTAGTTGACCCAGGCCACCTCGTCCTGCTCGCGCAGCCAGTGGGCCAGGGCCAGGGTGTTTTCCACGTGGCGCTCTGAGCGTAGCGAGAGGGTCTCGAGGCCCAGCAGCAACAGGAAGGCTTCAAATGGCCCCAGGCACTGCCCCTGGTCGCGCAGGCCGTCTATGCGGGCCTTGATAATGAAGGCCAGGTTGCCCAGAGCCTTGTGCAGCTCGAGGCCGTGGTAACCCGGTTGCGGCTCGGTAACCAGCGGGTAGCGCCCGTTACCCCAGTCAAAATTGCCTCCGTCCACAATCAGGCCCGCAATGGCCGCGCCATGTCCCCCGATCCATTTGGTGCCGGAATGGGTCACCACGTTGGCCCCCCACTCAATCGGGCGGAAGAGGTAGCCACCGTGCCCAAAGGTGTTATCCACAAAGAGGGCAATGCCTCGTTCCTGGGCGGCCTGGGCAATCAGCTCAAAGTCGGGGATGTTGAGGGCCGGGTTGCCCAGCGACTCCAGGTACCAGAAGCGGGTTCTGTCGTCCGAAAGACGGATAAAGTCCTCCACGCTCTCGGCGCTATCGGTAAAACGGCTCTCGATCCCCAGGCGGGGCAGCGTGACCTTGAACTGATTGATGCTGCCGCCATACAGGTTAGGGGTGGACACAAAGTTGTCGCCGGCCTGGGCAATGTTGGTAATGGCTAAAAACTGCGCCGCATGGCCCGAGCTGGTAGCCAGGGCGGCCACGCCCCCCTCCAGGGCAGCAATGCGCTTTTCCAGCACATCGGTGGTGGGGTTCATGATGCGGGTGTAGATGTTGCCGAACTCCTGCAGGGCAAAAAGCCGAGCCGCATGGTCGGCATCCTTGAACTGGTACGAGGTAGTGGCATAGATGGGCACCTGGCGGGCGCCGGTGGTGGGGTCGGGGCTGTAGCCTGCGTGCAGTTGAAGGGTTTCGAAGCGGTGTTTTTGCGACATACTGCTCTCCTACCGCGTGAATTTGGGGCGCTTTCGGTAGGAGTTTTGCCTGAAAGCAAAACCCCCTACCAGGCGTTCTTTTATGGCTGGAAGGGGGTCACGATCCGTGCATTCCCTTCTCTTATCTTTCTCGACTGCCAAACTATGCCAAGTTTCGAACGTTGTGTGCCTACAACATTCAGCAGTCGAGCCGGAATTAGCACCGTACAAAAAGGCCCTTGGTGATGAGCAAAGGCTTTTTTGTGGGTTGCTGCGACTTCGCAGGGCCGAATCCCTCCGCCGCTCTGGATAAAAGAACTTTTTGGTTGTGGCCGCGCCCCGGCGCGGATATCAGTGAGTGTAGAGAGATGGGGGAATTCTGTCAACCCGTAGTGCTAAGCAGGGTGTGTCCATGATTCAACCAAAGTCAAAACCAACCCGCAACGTAGCCTCACTTGATGTGATTTGCTTAGCGAATGCCGAATCTCGCAGCGCACAACGAGCAGCGTAAGTGGGGTATTGTGTACGACCTCGAGGCTTGGGTTGAAATGATTTGACGAAGCTCCTACGGCACAAACGGTTTTTCTGCTAGAGCATGACTACTTATTGATGACAGCCCCCAAGGGGGTTGAGGGATTTGCGGTTTGGGTCGATTTTGGGATACGCCCTGTTCAACAGACGGCCACTGTTGTGGTCAGGCGAAGGTTTTCTTGGAGCCGGATGGCTCAAAATATGTGAAGAGCACTCTAATCGGCCTGACCGCTTGCTGCCAGGGCCGCCAGGCTGGCTCTGCGGATCAATCCAAGGTAAGCAGCCGGGGCACGGGCCGGGCCCACGATAACCCCCTGTACGCCCCGGTAACTTCGGGGTAGCTGGAGCCAGCGGGTTTCACTCTTCGCGGCCAGCAACAGCAGCCCAGGCGCCAGCCAGGGCACTGTTTCTGAAGCCAGAGCCGCATCCACCCGTGATTGTATTGCCGAGGCCGGGACATCCTCATGGGGGATGGGCACAAATGATTCGTTAGCCCAGCTCAGTTTATGGGCCAGGTCGTGGAAGGTCTGCCAGTCGTCAATATCAATAAACCAGGGCCCAGCACCCCATTCAACCCGTTCAATCTTTTCTTGATGGGCCTTCAAGACCGCCCGGGCACCTAGATCGCCGCGAAGCTTTAGAACATCTGGAAAAAGCATCCTGGACAAAAAAACGGGCGGGCGTATCTGGCCCTGTTCACTGGCCGCCACCGCGAGCGCTCGAGGGTCGCGGTGCTGGATAGCCTGCTTGAGCTGTGCGAGTTTTTCCGGTGTTAGGGCGGGCATGTCGGCCAGAAACACCAGAACCCCCTGGGCCTCGGCGAGTACCCGCATACCCGCTTTCAGAGAGGTGCTCTGGCCGAATCGGTAATGGCGGTTCAGGACGGTGAGAACCCTGCAGCCCAGTTCGGGCGGCTGCCCTTCCAACCAGCGCTCCACTGCATACCGTGCAACCCTGGCCTCGCGACCCAAAACCACTGCAACTCGGCCATCGGCTACACGCGCAGCATGCTCCAGTACCCGAGTCAACAGGATATGGCCCTCCCCGGCGGGCAGCAGGAACTTGGGAACCCCAAACCTCGAGGCCCTGCCGGCAGAGAGCACGATCGCGTCAATCGGTGGCATATGCGGGGTATTCGCCGAGAAAGCAGGTCGGGGTAGGTTAGGTAGTCTGGCTAAAAAAGCTGAGCCTTCCGAAAAACTTTCAGGCGATCCACAAATCAAAATAACACTGCCAGGACTCTGCACCCTTCGGAGGTTAACCTTTCAGAATCCGCAAGACCCCTCCCACAAGACTACCCTTTGCT
Proteins encoded:
- the metX gene encoding homoserine O-acetyltransferase; translated protein: MTDLLIQEAWGDHEALLIKPPKSRGRVPPPVPAQALVAGGFRLEYGGILPELRLRYETYGQLNFDRSNAVLVFHAWTGSAHLAGTYTQETLSSLPRLDQAFGPDGWWDELAGPGRMLDTEKYFVICANHIGSCYGSTGPLSLNPETGQPYGPDFPKLTVRDLARAQARLLDFLGIEKVTLLGGSLGGMVALEFALLYPQRVHKLVVLAAPAVHSPWARAFNRLSREAVLSDPGYQGGYYAEQPLGLQLGRAIAMLSFRSPESFRLRWQHHPERGESYVLYQGEKFAKRFDANAYLVLSEVMDTHDVGRGRGGIAAALAQLRKIPSLFVGINSDVLYTAQEVREMAALSGGIYREIHSPHGHDAFLIETDQVERILGDFL
- a CDS encoding PLP-dependent transferase — protein: MSQKHRFETLQLHAGYSPDPTTGARQVPIYATTSYQFKDADHAARLFALQEFGNIYTRIMNPTTDVLEKRIAALEGGVAALATSSGHAAQFLAITNIAQAGDNFVSTPNLYGGSINQFKVTLPRLGIESRFTDSAESVEDFIRLSDDRTRFWYLESLGNPALNIPDFELIAQAAQERGIALFVDNTFGHGGYLFRPIEWGANVVTHSGTKWIGGHGAAIAGLIVDGGNFDWGNGRYPLVTEPQPGYHGLELHKALGNLAFIIKARIDGLRDQGQCLGPFEAFLLLLGLETLSLRSERHVENTLALAHWLREQDEVAWVNYPGLDDHPSYAKAQKYFKGRPGSVLTFGLKAGYEAAKNFINRLELVSHLANVGDTRTLAIHPASTTHSQLSPEEQARAGVNPELVRLSVGLEALDDLKADLKQALTARVGV
- a CDS encoding nucleotidyltransferase family protein, with translation MPPIDAIVLSAGRASRFGVPKFLLPAGEGHILLTRVLEHAARVADGRVAVVLGREARVARYAVERWLEGQPPELGCRVLTVLNRHYRFGQSTSLKAGMRVLAEAQGVLVFLADMPALTPEKLAQLKQAIQHRDPRALAVAASEQGQIRPPVFLSRMLFPDVLKLRGDLGARAVLKAHQEKIERVEWGAGPWFIDIDDWQTFHDLAHKLSWANESFVPIPHEDVPASAIQSRVDAALASETVPWLAPGLLLLAAKSETRWLQLPRSYRGVQGVIVGPARAPAAYLGLIRRASLAALAASGQAD